The Corynebacterium renale genome includes a region encoding these proteins:
- a CDS encoding UPF0182 family protein, which yields MANGSTYSAAPARAPRKGLAWLVGILAVLVIGAPLLVGFYTDWLWFGEVDFRGVFTRVVVTRIILFIVFALLAGLITWAAGYLTWKNRPNDLADLDLNSPVHQYRQSIDRSVKGLLVALPVVIGIFAGLTGQAQWRNVLMFVNGENFGIQDPQFGHDLGFYAFTAPFLRLVQSSLSTWLIIAFLISLVGYYLLGAIRIGNQAAGINGTVTKPARIQLAVIAGLWMLVKVFGFWLDRFSLLSNRHEVFTGGSYTDINAQLPAQIILMIIGVLVAVSFFSAIVIKDLRIPALGVVLMLVSQVVIGGAWPALMERFSVNPNRAAKESEYIARNIDATRHAYGITDEEVTYLENWGAEGASNEAVASDEATISNIRLLDPDILSPTFTQQQQLRNFYGFPDTLAVDRYEVDGELRDFVVAARELDPNELRENQSDWINRHTVYTHGNGFIAAQANQVDEVARDVGSTRGGYPVYRVSDLQSQTLARENEANEDLGIKVDQPRIYYGPVIASAADGKDYAIVGTAGNGDVEYDTDNSNYTYTGKGGVDVANWINRAAFAIKYQEMNLILSDRVGDESKIIFDRDPRERVEKVAPWLTTDSKTYPAVVDGRIKWIVDGYTTLSSLPYSSRTSLQQATEDALNPDGTNQRLVSNEVGYIRNSVKATVDAYDGTVELYEFDTEDPVLKAWRSIFPDTVKPESEISDELREHLRYPEDLFKVQREMLARYHVDDPGVFFTNDSFWSVPNDPTAPEGRQELRQPPYYIVAADPETGESSFQLITPFRGLSREFLSAHMTVTSDPENYGQITVRVLPTNTQTQGPKQAQDTMMSSDQIARDRTLWEGTNTLHNGNLLTLPVGGGEILYVEPIYSQRKDQESAFPKLLRVLVSYDGQVGYAPTIAEALQQVGIDPKSAQDIEVVEEDGSTSTPAKSADSKDEKKGESTPSAPASGTGDAGDAIGRINDALRNLESARNGSFEEYGRALDQLDRAVKSYQDQQ from the coding sequence GTGGCGAACGGTTCCACTTATTCGGCAGCCCCGGCACGCGCCCCGAGAAAAGGCCTCGCATGGCTAGTCGGCATTCTTGCCGTCCTGGTCATTGGTGCACCACTCCTCGTTGGTTTTTACACCGACTGGCTGTGGTTCGGTGAGGTCGATTTCCGTGGCGTGTTTACCCGAGTGGTTGTCACCCGCATCATTTTGTTCATTGTTTTTGCACTGCTCGCAGGCCTGATTACATGGGCTGCAGGGTATTTGACGTGGAAGAATCGGCCGAACGATCTTGCCGATTTAGACCTCAACTCGCCCGTGCACCAGTACCGGCAGTCCATCGACCGTTCGGTCAAGGGCTTGCTGGTGGCTTTGCCTGTGGTCATCGGCATTTTTGCGGGGTTGACTGGCCAGGCCCAGTGGCGCAATGTGTTGATGTTCGTCAACGGTGAAAACTTTGGAATCCAGGACCCCCAGTTCGGGCACGACCTCGGTTTCTACGCGTTCACCGCACCATTCTTGCGTCTGGTTCAATCCAGCTTATCGACGTGGCTGATTATTGCCTTCCTTATCTCTCTAGTGGGCTACTACCTCTTGGGAGCGATCCGGATTGGTAACCAGGCTGCTGGAATCAACGGCACGGTGACCAAGCCGGCGCGTATCCAACTTGCCGTGATTGCTGGCCTGTGGATGCTGGTGAAGGTCTTCGGCTTCTGGCTGGACCGCTTCTCCTTGCTGAGTAACCGCCACGAGGTGTTCACCGGCGGTTCCTACACGGACATCAACGCCCAGCTTCCAGCCCAGATTATCCTCATGATTATTGGCGTCTTGGTGGCGGTGTCTTTCTTCTCTGCCATCGTTATCAAGGACCTGCGTATCCCAGCCCTCGGCGTGGTTCTGATGCTGGTTTCCCAGGTTGTCATCGGCGGCGCATGGCCGGCCCTGATGGAGCGTTTCTCCGTCAACCCGAACCGCGCTGCGAAGGAATCTGAATACATCGCCCGCAATATCGATGCCACCCGCCACGCGTACGGCATCACGGATGAAGAAGTCACCTACCTGGAGAACTGGGGCGCTGAAGGTGCTTCCAACGAGGCCGTAGCTTCCGACGAGGCAACCATTTCCAACATCCGCCTCCTGGACCCAGACATCTTGAGCCCAACCTTCACCCAGCAACAGCAGCTGCGTAACTTCTACGGATTCCCGGACACCCTGGCTGTTGACCGCTACGAGGTGGACGGGGAGCTGCGTGACTTCGTCGTCGCAGCCCGCGAACTCGACCCGAACGAACTGCGTGAAAACCAGTCCGACTGGATCAACCGTCACACTGTGTACACCCACGGCAACGGCTTCATCGCAGCGCAGGCCAACCAGGTGGATGAGGTTGCCCGTGATGTGGGCTCCACCCGTGGTGGCTACCCGGTCTACCGTGTGTCTGACCTGCAGTCCCAGACCTTGGCCCGCGAAAACGAGGCGAACGAAGATCTGGGCATCAAGGTCGATCAGCCTCGTATTTACTACGGTCCGGTGATTGCCTCTGCCGCTGATGGCAAGGATTATGCGATCGTCGGCACTGCTGGAAACGGCGACGTGGAATACGACACCGACAACTCCAACTACACCTACACAGGCAAGGGTGGTGTAGATGTAGCTAACTGGATCAACCGCGCAGCGTTTGCGATCAAATACCAGGAGATGAACCTGATTCTCTCCGACCGTGTTGGCGACGAATCGAAGATCATCTTCGACCGTGACCCGCGTGAGCGTGTGGAAAAGGTTGCCCCATGGTTGACCACCGATTCCAAGACCTACCCGGCTGTCGTCGATGGCCGCATCAAGTGGATCGTGGACGGCTACACCACCTTGAGCTCCTTGCCATACTCCTCCCGTACCAGCCTGCAGCAGGCCACCGAGGATGCCCTGAACCCGGACGGCACCAACCAGCGCCTGGTCTCCAACGAGGTTGGCTACATCCGCAACTCCGTCAAGGCCACCGTGGACGCGTACGACGGCACCGTGGAACTCTACGAGTTCGACACCGAGGACCCAGTCCTCAAGGCATGGCGTTCCATCTTCCCGGACACGGTGAAGCCAGAGTCCGAGATTTCCGACGAACTCCGTGAGCACCTGCGCTACCCAGAAGACCTGTTCAAGGTCCAGCGTGAAATGCTTGCCCGCTACCACGTCGACGACCCAGGCGTGTTCTTCACCAACGACTCCTTCTGGTCCGTCCCGAACGACCCAACCGCACCGGAAGGACGCCAGGAATTGCGCCAGCCTCCGTACTACATCGTGGCTGCCGACCCGGAGACCGGAGAATCCAGCTTCCAGCTGATTACCCCGTTCCGCGGCCTGTCCCGTGAGTTCCTGTCCGCACACATGACCGTGACCTCCGACCCGGAGAACTACGGCCAGATCACCGTGCGCGTACTGCCGACGAACACCCAAACCCAGGGCCCGAAGCAGGCACAGGACACCATGATGTCCTCCGACCAGATTGCCCGCGACCGCACCCTGTGGGAAGGCACCAATACGCTGCACAACGGCAACCTGCTGACCTTGCCGGTCGGCGGGGGAGAAATCCTGTACGTAGAACCGATTTACTCCCAGCGTAAGGATCAGGAATCTGCATTCCCGAAGCTGCTGCGTGTGCTGGTGTCTTACGACGGCCAGGTGGGCTACGCACCGACCATCGCTGAAGCCCTCCAGCAGGTGGGCATCGACCCGAAGTCCGCTCAGGACATCGAGGTCGTTGAAGAAGACGGAAGTACCTCCACCCCTGCGAAGTCGGCAGACTCCAAGGATGAGAAGAAGGGCGAGTCCACTCCATCCGCCCCGGCGTCTGGAACCGGTGACGCAGGCGACGCGATTGGCCGCATCAACGACGCCCTGCGCAACCTAGAATCTGCCCGTAACGGCAGCTTCGAGGAATACGGTCGAGCCCTAGACCAGCTGGACCGCGCTGTGAAGTCCTACCAGGACCAGCAGTAA
- a CDS encoding PPA1309 family protein, with protein MTQREQTQQALNKAMVEAIEYVHAEGWDGPPVLFGLVSSRMLADADITLTNVDDEDTAPLTLIVQDNLPENIEPGSAMLADYLTRIAWPPHIEGVVLTQEIMFKDSSAGPDAPARPARLISGVLREGAEQTLLQLRPTEEELEEAGPFAQDDIQLRGGPGVAPNVIAALKYGLEADPEQW; from the coding sequence ATGACGCAGCGTGAGCAGACTCAGCAGGCGCTCAATAAAGCCATGGTCGAAGCTATTGAATACGTCCACGCCGAAGGGTGGGACGGCCCGCCGGTACTTTTTGGCCTGGTGAGCTCCAGGATGCTTGCCGACGCCGACATCACCCTGACCAACGTCGACGACGAAGACACCGCGCCCCTGACGCTCATCGTGCAGGATAACCTGCCCGAGAACATCGAACCAGGCTCCGCCATGCTGGCCGATTACCTCACTCGCATCGCCTGGCCCCCACATATCGAAGGCGTGGTGCTCACCCAGGAGATTATGTTCAAGGACTCCTCGGCGGGACCGGACGCTCCGGCTCGTCCTGCGCGTCTGATTTCCGGCGTGCTGCGCGAGGGCGCGGAACAGACCCTGCTCCAATTGCGCCCCACCGAAGAAGAACTCGAAGAAGCAGGCCCCTTTGCCCAGGATGATATCCAGCTGCGCGGCGGTCCAGGCGTTGCGCCCAACGTGATCGCAGCATTGAAATACGGTCTCGAGGCCGATCCCGAACAGTGGTAG
- a CDS encoding zinc-dependent metalloprotease produces the protein MTSGGFGFSFNNNDDDDREDGSGNSGNGGGNDGPQFGFFGGPFGFSMSGSGSGNSGGPGNLGDILNQFGAMLSGMGNSMNSPEGAGPVNYDVAKRTARQHVDSSQRVRPQDTKAVEDSVRLANLWLGEATSLPEGESRVVAWSPHDWLQETMPMWQRLVEPVARHMNEAQLDSMPEEAREMMGPMSGMLNQITAMNFGMQLGHALGDLANQALTGSDFGIPVAPAHTTALVPSAISTLAQDLELPAQEVMVYVAAREAARQRLFDNVPWLTERLVSSVEEYAMGLVIDTSHIEEAIRGMGLESQDPEAIQEAMENLQGLDMSPKISSRNAAAVTRLETLLALIEGWVEHVVTEALGERIPSTAALNESWRRRRASGGSAEDAFSTVVGIEFNAPEVAGAQDLWRRADTAVGQQRRDAVWQHPDFMPTAEDLENSADFIDGLIDDGTATDFDPISEIQALEERLAAEDEDDKDDEK, from the coding sequence ATGACTTCAGGTGGATTTGGATTTAGCTTTAATAATAACGACGACGATGACCGCGAGGACGGTTCCGGCAACAGCGGTAACGGCGGCGGTAATGACGGGCCGCAGTTTGGTTTCTTTGGCGGCCCCTTCGGATTCAGCATGTCCGGATCCGGTTCCGGAAACTCTGGTGGGCCCGGCAATTTAGGCGATATTTTAAACCAGTTCGGCGCCATGCTCTCCGGCATGGGTAACTCCATGAACTCGCCCGAAGGCGCTGGCCCGGTTAATTATGACGTAGCAAAACGCACCGCACGCCAGCACGTAGACAGTAGTCAGCGCGTGCGCCCGCAGGATACGAAGGCCGTCGAAGATTCCGTGCGCTTAGCCAACCTGTGGTTAGGGGAAGCCACCTCCCTCCCCGAGGGCGAAAGCCGCGTCGTGGCGTGGAGCCCGCACGACTGGCTCCAGGAAACCATGCCGATGTGGCAGCGCCTCGTAGAACCAGTAGCCCGCCACATGAACGAAGCCCAGCTGGATTCGATGCCCGAAGAAGCACGCGAAATGATGGGCCCCATGTCCGGAATGCTCAACCAAATCACTGCGATGAACTTTGGTATGCAGTTGGGCCACGCGCTGGGCGACCTAGCCAACCAGGCGCTCACCGGCTCCGACTTCGGCATTCCGGTCGCCCCAGCCCACACCACGGCCCTGGTTCCCTCCGCGATCAGCACATTGGCCCAAGACCTGGAACTTCCCGCACAGGAAGTCATGGTCTACGTCGCAGCGCGTGAGGCTGCCCGCCAACGCCTCTTCGACAACGTCCCGTGGTTGACCGAACGCCTCGTCTCTTCCGTCGAGGAATACGCGATGGGTTTGGTCATCGACACGTCCCACATCGAAGAAGCAATCCGGGGCATGGGCCTGGAATCCCAGGATCCGGAGGCGATACAAGAAGCGATGGAAAATCTGCAGGGACTGGATATGTCCCCGAAGATTTCCTCCCGCAACGCCGCCGCAGTCACCCGCTTGGAAACGCTCCTAGCCCTTATCGAAGGTTGGGTCGAGCACGTTGTCACCGAAGCCCTTGGCGAACGCATCCCTTCCACCGCTGCGCTGAACGAGTCGTGGCGACGTCGCCGCGCATCCGGCGGTTCTGCCGAAGATGCTTTCTCCACGGTGGTCGGTATTGAATTCAACGCCCCCGAGGTCGCCGGCGCGCAAGACCTGTGGCGCCGCGCGGACACCGCGGTAGGCCAGCAACGTCGCGACGCCGTCTGGCAGCACCCCGACTTCATGCCGACTGCTGAAGACCTAGAAAACTCCGCCGACTTCATCGACGGGCTTATCGACGACGGCACCGCCACCGACTTCGACCCCATCTCCGAAATCCAGGCACTCGAAGAACGGCTCGCTGCCGAAGACGAGGACGATAAAGACGACGAGAAATAG
- a CDS encoding putative Ig domain-containing protein — MSIFNKSIGMALASALVVTTAPAIASAEPLGIGVTPNATENRSASSGPVIPAAVAVFNPYWLLKREADDIARKVKEANPEATDITTPEGTGKVTFTLGGKQQELKITDFVLYKDHTATGQREPELPTFTNAGENIAEKPTEMHFFRGAAGRDVKHTVKLQNFQAKFSEGDTSPATPCSNAPTKAQESQQTASGLCVFANNITVVKRKENDATPDVTVQGLPKGLSMSLVGDTRDGNRKDVKPADAKPYMAVDYAITGAIDLDAQLGKNVVTYSVPRATNPADIRVGTMNLHVYPLKDKYEPAVNTELNSQQKPLDISSLGDLTAQNLSKLVSFSAKKKPKAETEETGQPLPDGATLVVHPSQKLEPGTTQTVSVQVVYKDNQGGDSVDTFDLWVRTPALLDDIAESTVVEHAPVEPIAVTGKNLEAHPTFHTAVGRGTPNAGLPEGLTYNPETREITGTPEVTWEKGEETKEFKVEAKVTHPGGTEDVKYFTITVQRDTDRDGEPDLTDKDDDGDGFSDEVEKHAGTDSKSEKSQPMSVVKPVKSLEPIDNQTKVEGKALDAVAIKAEDPKAIITVDGLDGTGLTFDEATRTITGTPTVTWDGAEETRAITVKVAAVNEDGSGVTTNFTITVARDTDKDGEPDTTDTDDDGDGFTDTLETAAGTNPKDKDEFPATPLNPGAEADVTGAGQTVFEYQPIHDIVITPRDGATVTIDTASLPEGLTFDPATSTISGTPQVKWGSGKEEQRLTIEATVTTPAGAKTTKIITIDILRDTDKDGEPDTTDTDDDGDGYTDVTETAEGTDPKNKDEFPATLLIPTKPQIIPGKGVDRILANGVPVALDDVVRNPREGLTGTLLGGDGTPLAGASVQVDPKTGAITVTVSNGAPAGDATVVIAAKDGTTVGEIPVTIEAVDVQEPTAVNGKCVATGVGLGIPFLALIPFALGASINVPGLAQRQAEISQSIADVHRMLQQRAGIYNPDVAAWVEQLNATLKSPQVQQGMRFAGLIAYAVIAGLTIADQCVSD, encoded by the coding sequence ATGAGTATTTTCAACAAGTCCATTGGCATGGCTTTGGCCAGCGCACTTGTCGTCACAACTGCGCCCGCAATTGCCTCAGCCGAGCCTCTCGGCATAGGAGTAACACCGAACGCCACAGAAAACCGGTCCGCCTCGAGTGGACCGGTAATACCTGCGGCGGTCGCGGTGTTTAACCCCTACTGGTTGCTCAAGCGCGAAGCCGATGACATTGCCAGGAAAGTTAAAGAAGCAAATCCTGAAGCCACAGACATCACCACTCCTGAGGGGACAGGGAAGGTCACCTTCACGCTCGGGGGAAAGCAGCAGGAGCTGAAGATCACTGACTTCGTGCTCTACAAGGATCACACCGCAACGGGTCAGCGCGAACCCGAACTGCCCACCTTCACGAACGCGGGCGAGAACATCGCCGAAAAGCCGACTGAAATGCACTTTTTCCGTGGTGCTGCTGGCCGCGACGTCAAGCACACCGTGAAGCTGCAGAATTTCCAAGCCAAGTTCTCTGAAGGGGACACCAGCCCGGCAACTCCTTGCTCAAATGCGCCTACCAAGGCACAAGAATCACAACAAACTGCCAGTGGCCTGTGCGTCTTTGCAAACAACATCACGGTGGTCAAGCGCAAAGAAAATGACGCGACCCCTGACGTTACGGTCCAAGGCCTTCCCAAGGGCCTGAGCATGAGCCTGGTCGGCGATACGCGCGACGGCAACCGTAAGGATGTCAAACCTGCCGACGCCAAACCGTATATGGCCGTGGACTACGCAATTACCGGAGCGATTGACCTCGACGCGCAGCTGGGCAAGAACGTAGTTACCTATTCGGTACCGCGAGCCACGAATCCGGCCGACATACGCGTGGGCACCATGAACCTGCACGTGTACCCGCTCAAGGACAAGTACGAGCCAGCGGTTAACACCGAACTGAACTCGCAGCAGAAGCCGCTGGATATCTCTAGTCTCGGGGATCTCACCGCGCAGAACCTCAGCAAGCTGGTCAGCTTCTCCGCGAAGAAGAAACCCAAAGCAGAGACTGAGGAAACCGGGCAACCGCTTCCCGACGGCGCCACACTCGTCGTTCACCCGTCGCAGAAATTAGAACCGGGTACCACCCAAACGGTTTCGGTTCAGGTTGTGTACAAGGACAACCAGGGTGGTGACTCCGTCGATACGTTTGACCTGTGGGTTCGCACCCCAGCACTGCTGGACGACATCGCGGAATCCACCGTCGTTGAGCATGCGCCGGTCGAGCCGATCGCCGTCACGGGTAAAAACCTGGAGGCTCACCCGACCTTCCACACTGCCGTCGGGCGCGGAACGCCGAATGCCGGCCTCCCCGAAGGGTTGACGTACAACCCGGAAACCCGTGAGATCACGGGCACGCCGGAAGTGACGTGGGAAAAGGGGGAGGAGACCAAAGAATTCAAGGTCGAAGCGAAGGTCACGCACCCAGGCGGGACAGAAGACGTCAAGTACTTCACCATCACCGTGCAGCGCGACACCGACCGTGACGGCGAGCCGGACCTCACGGACAAGGACGACGACGGCGACGGCTTCAGCGACGAGGTAGAAAAGCACGCTGGCACAGATTCCAAGAGTGAGAAATCGCAGCCAATGAGCGTCGTGAAGCCAGTCAAGTCCCTCGAGCCCATTGATAACCAGACCAAGGTAGAGGGCAAGGCCCTCGACGCGGTGGCGATTAAAGCCGAAGACCCCAAAGCAATCATCACCGTCGATGGGCTTGACGGCACTGGCCTGACCTTCGACGAAGCGACGCGCACCATCACCGGAACCCCAACCGTGACCTGGGATGGGGCAGAAGAAACCCGCGCCATCACGGTCAAAGTAGCCGCCGTCAACGAGGACGGCTCGGGCGTGACCACCAACTTCACCATCACCGTCGCCCGCGACACGGACAAGGACGGCGAACCCGACACCACGGATACTGACGACGACGGCGACGGCTTCACCGACACGTTAGAAACCGCGGCGGGGACCAACCCGAAGGATAAGGACGAATTCCCGGCGACCCCGCTTAACCCGGGCGCGGAAGCCGATGTCACCGGTGCTGGGCAGACGGTCTTCGAATACCAGCCCATCCACGACATCGTGATCACCCCTCGCGATGGCGCGACCGTCACAATCGATACCGCGAGCCTGCCTGAGGGCCTGACCTTCGACCCCGCGACCAGCACCATCTCCGGGACCCCGCAGGTGAAGTGGGGTAGCGGAAAGGAAGAACAACGCCTCACCATCGAAGCCACGGTGACCACGCCGGCCGGGGCGAAGACCACCAAGATCATTACTATTGACATCCTGCGCGACACCGACAAGGACGGCGAACCCGACACCACAGATACTGACGACGACGGCGACGGCTACACCGACGTCACCGAAACCGCAGAGGGAACCGACCCGAAGAATAAGGACGAATTCCCCGCAACGCTTCTTATTCCCACTAAGCCGCAGATCATCCCTGGTAAGGGCGTTGATCGAATCCTTGCCAATGGGGTGCCAGTGGCTCTCGACGACGTCGTCCGCAATCCACGCGAAGGCCTTACAGGAACGCTCCTTGGTGGCGACGGCACACCTCTGGCGGGCGCTTCCGTACAGGTTGATCCGAAGACCGGGGCGATTACGGTGACGGTGAGTAACGGCGCTCCAGCAGGGGATGCCACCGTAGTCATCGCCGCGAAAGACGGCACAACCGTCGGCGAAATCCCCGTCACGATTGAAGCCGTTGACGTGCAGGAACCAACAGCAGTGAACGGTAAATGTGTCGCCACGGGAGTCGGCCTGGGAATTCCATTCCTGGCGCTGATCCCATTCGCCCTCGGCGCATCGATTAACGTGCCTGGTTTGGCACAGCGTCAGGCGGAGATTTCGCAGTCCATCGCGGACGTGCATCGTATGCTGCAGCAGCGGGCCGGAATCTATAACCCTGACGTTGCTGCGTGGGTGGAGCAGCTCAATGCCACGCTCAAGTCCCCGCAGGTCCAGCAGGGTATGCGTTTTGCTGGTCTAATTGCGTACGCGGTCATCGCCGGGCTGACGATCGCGGATCAGTGCGTGAGTGACTAG
- a CDS encoding substrate-binding domain-containing protein codes for MTLFSRACKAVLATAAVAALAAGCSSTGGAPREGDNSTGTAGGVDTPRYVVSFISHGAPGDTYWDLVRKGAEEAAAKNNIELRYSSDPQAPNQANLVQSAIDSGVDGIAVTLPNAEAIGPKAQAAVDAGIPTVGLNAGMNDYKKYGMTGFFGQDETVAGTAAGKRLAEEGKKNVLCVIHEQGNSSQEARCAGVADGLQGGKVELLYVNGQDLTSAQATMQSKLAQDKNVDAVMGLQAPVAMRAIDAVKDAGSEAEIVTFDTNAELVEAIADGRIQWAVDQQPYLQGYLAVDSLWVAKRNGGTYGGGRPVYTGPSFVDATNVDEVAEAAKAGLR; via the coding sequence ATGACATTATTTTCACGGGCGTGTAAGGCGGTTCTCGCGACCGCGGCAGTAGCAGCACTCGCAGCCGGGTGCTCCAGCACCGGCGGCGCTCCACGCGAGGGCGACAACAGCACCGGAACGGCCGGCGGCGTGGATACGCCACGTTACGTCGTCTCGTTCATCTCCCACGGCGCGCCGGGGGATACCTATTGGGATCTCGTGCGCAAGGGCGCGGAAGAAGCGGCCGCGAAAAACAACATCGAACTGCGCTACTCCTCCGACCCGCAGGCCCCGAATCAGGCGAACCTGGTGCAGTCGGCCATCGACTCCGGTGTCGACGGCATCGCCGTCACCTTGCCCAACGCCGAGGCAATCGGGCCGAAAGCACAAGCGGCTGTCGACGCTGGCATCCCCACCGTGGGCCTCAACGCCGGAATGAACGACTACAAAAAATACGGCATGACCGGCTTCTTCGGCCAAGATGAGACCGTCGCCGGCACCGCAGCCGGGAAGCGCCTGGCGGAAGAAGGCAAGAAAAACGTGCTCTGCGTGATCCACGAACAGGGCAACTCCTCCCAAGAAGCACGCTGCGCGGGTGTCGCCGACGGTCTGCAGGGCGGCAAGGTGGAACTGCTCTACGTCAACGGCCAAGATCTCACCTCCGCACAGGCGACCATGCAGTCCAAGTTGGCGCAAGATAAGAACGTTGATGCTGTCATGGGACTGCAGGCACCCGTGGCGATGCGTGCCATCGATGCAGTAAAGGATGCCGGCTCCGAAGCGGAGATCGTTACTTTCGACACCAACGCGGAGCTCGTCGAGGCCATCGCGGATGGGCGTATCCAATGGGCTGTTGACCAGCAGCCTTACCTGCAGGGCTACCTCGCGGTGGACTCCCTGTGGGTAGCCAAGCGTAACGGTGGCACCTATGGTGGCGGGCGGCCGGTCTACACCGGCCCAAGTTTCGTGGACGCCACCAACGTGGATGAGGTTGCCGAGGCCGCGAAGGCAGGGCTGCGATGA
- a CDS encoding M48 metallopeptidase family protein: MLDSSSPHSTQPGEPNVTVIRSARRTRSAQARFTAGNRIEVRIPAHFSAQQEREVVADLVAKLKARRNPQALSSHELAERAQELNEKFLDGQAAFKEVKWVTNQQHRWASCTPGTGVIRLSHRLQIVPDYVLNAVIVHELAHTFVRGGHTPEFWQWANRAPQAERAAGYLEAYQRFGRTE; the protein is encoded by the coding sequence GTGTTAGATTCCTCCAGCCCGCACTCGACTCAACCTGGCGAACCAAACGTAACGGTGATTCGCTCTGCCCGGCGTACCCGCAGCGCACAGGCCCGCTTTACAGCAGGGAACCGGATTGAGGTGCGCATTCCCGCCCATTTCAGTGCGCAGCAGGAGCGCGAGGTTGTGGCCGATTTAGTGGCAAAACTGAAAGCGCGCAGAAATCCCCAGGCCTTAAGCTCCCACGAGTTAGCGGAACGCGCCCAGGAGCTCAACGAGAAATTCTTGGATGGCCAAGCGGCTTTCAAGGAAGTCAAGTGGGTGACTAACCAGCAGCACCGATGGGCGTCATGTACTCCAGGAACAGGGGTAATCAGGTTGAGCCACCGGCTACAAATCGTGCCGGATTACGTGCTCAACGCGGTGATTGTGCACGAGCTTGCGCACACGTTTGTGCGCGGTGGCCACACGCCAGAGTTTTGGCAGTGGGCCAACCGCGCACCACAGGCAGAGCGGGCTGCCGGCTATTTGGAGGCTTACCAACGGTTCGGCAGGACCGAGTAG
- a CDS encoding YlbL family protein, with protein sequence MKRRVSTVLLGAIPVIALAGLVSWNHIPGTDISLAVPYAAQGPGPVIDTLGEVDGKQVIAISGAPTDDNPAGELNMTTVAVRTNMSLLQALTLWATTDDQFVPIDELFPPGASEEEISRSNQIAFNTSEANATVAALRHLKKPMQVEVAGVLEGSAAEGMLKEGDVLRAVDGTAVDTPADVRDLVTARAPGETVRFTVLRDGAEHEIPVTLKASERDPKQGQVGVLMSSRSADGIDVTYNLSDVGGPSAGMMFSLAIIDKLTPGNLTSGAVVAGTGTISEDGTVGPIGGIAHKVRAAADEGAQLFLAPKDNCKEALSADADIPLAKVATLDDALSAMDAHAAGKPYPTCSE encoded by the coding sequence GTGAAACGTCGTGTGAGTACTGTCCTTCTGGGTGCAATCCCGGTTATCGCCCTTGCGGGGCTTGTCTCGTGGAACCATATTCCGGGCACGGATATTTCCTTGGCGGTGCCCTATGCGGCGCAGGGGCCGGGCCCGGTGATCGACACGCTCGGTGAGGTCGATGGCAAGCAGGTCATTGCTATTAGTGGTGCTCCCACGGACGACAACCCGGCTGGCGAGCTCAACATGACCACCGTGGCGGTGCGCACGAACATGAGCCTGCTGCAGGCACTCACACTGTGGGCCACCACGGATGATCAATTTGTGCCTATCGACGAGCTCTTTCCTCCCGGCGCTAGTGAGGAAGAGATCAGCCGTTCGAATCAGATTGCGTTTAATACGTCGGAGGCGAATGCTACCGTTGCCGCCTTGCGACATCTGAAGAAGCCGATGCAGGTTGAGGTTGCGGGCGTCCTCGAAGGCAGTGCCGCAGAGGGGATGCTCAAGGAAGGCGACGTCCTGCGCGCGGTCGATGGCACGGCAGTTGATACTCCTGCCGACGTCCGGGACCTAGTCACAGCGCGTGCGCCGGGAGAGACGGTGCGCTTTACTGTGCTTCGCGACGGCGCCGAGCACGAGATTCCCGTCACTTTGAAAGCTTCCGAGAGGGATCCGAAGCAGGGGCAGGTGGGGGTCCTTATGTCGTCACGATCCGCAGATGGAATTGACGTGACCTACAACCTGTCAGACGTTGGTGGCCCATCGGCGGGCATGATGTTTAGTCTTGCGATCATCGACAAACTGACCCCCGGAAATCTTACGTCTGGGGCCGTTGTTGCAGGTACGGGCACAATTAGCGAGGACGGCACGGTCGGGCCGATCGGCGGCATCGCGCACAAGGTCCGCGCCGCAGCCGATGAAGGCGCCCAGCTTTTCCTGGCGCCTAAGGATAACTGCAAGGAGGCGTTGTCCGCCGACGCAGATATTCCGCTGGCGAAGGTAGCTACGCTTGACGACGCCCTATCGGCCATGGACGCCCACGCGGCAGGAAAACCGTACCCCACCTGTAGCGAGTAG